One genomic region from Ochotona princeps isolate mOchPri1 chromosome 5, mOchPri1.hap1, whole genome shotgun sequence encodes:
- the DTYMK gene encoding thymidylate kinase isoform X2, whose protein sequence is MAGRRGALIVLEGMDRSGKTTQSRRLVAALRTAGHRAELLRFPERSTEIGKLLSSYLEKKSDMEDHSVHLLFSANRWERVPFIKEKLSQGVNLVVDRYAFSGVAFTSAKELQLAEAAARGEFGLERYESRAFQEQALEGFQQLMSDTSLNWKTVDASRSIEDVHEEIRVLSEEAIACAAWRPLGELWK, encoded by the exons ATGGCGGGCCGGCGCGGGGCGCTCATCGTGCTGGAGGGCATGGACCGGTCCGGCAAGACCACGCAGAGCCGCAGGCTGGTGGCCGCGCTCCGCACCGCGGGCCACCGCGCCGAGCTGCTGCGCTTCCCGG AGAGATCGACCGAGATCGGCAAGCTGCTGAGTTCCTACTTGGAGAAGAAGAGCGACATGGAGGACCACTCGGTGCACCTGCTCTTCTCGGCCAACCGCTGGGAGCGAGT GCCATTCATTAAGGAGAAGCTGAGCCAGGGTGTGAACCTTGTCGTGGACAGATATGCATTCTCTGGTGTCGCCTTCACCAGCGCCAAGGAG ctgcagctggcagaggctgctgCACGGGGAGAGTTTGGCCTTGAGCGATATGAGAGCAGGGCCTTCCAGGAGCAGGCACTGGAGGGTTTCCAGCAGCTCATGAGTGACACAAGCCTCAACTGGAAG ACGGTGGATGCTTCCAGAAGCATTGAAGATGTTCATGAGGAAATCCGTGTTCTCTCTGAGGAGGCCATTGCTTGCGCTGCCTGGAGGCCACTGGGAGAACTGTGGAAGTGA
- the DTYMK gene encoding thymidylate kinase isoform X1 encodes MAGRRGALIVLEGMDRSGKTTQSRRLVAALRTAGHRAELLRFPERSTEIGKLLSSYLEKKSDMEDHSVHLLFSANRWERVPFIKEKLSQGVNLVVDRYAFSGVAFTSAKENFSLEWCKQPDVGLPKPDLVLFLQLQLAEAAARGEFGLERYESRAFQEQALEGFQQLMSDTSLNWKTVDASRSIEDVHEEIRVLSEEAIACAAWRPLGELWK; translated from the exons ATGGCGGGCCGGCGCGGGGCGCTCATCGTGCTGGAGGGCATGGACCGGTCCGGCAAGACCACGCAGAGCCGCAGGCTGGTGGCCGCGCTCCGCACCGCGGGCCACCGCGCCGAGCTGCTGCGCTTCCCGG AGAGATCGACCGAGATCGGCAAGCTGCTGAGTTCCTACTTGGAGAAGAAGAGCGACATGGAGGACCACTCGGTGCACCTGCTCTTCTCGGCCAACCGCTGGGAGCGAGT GCCATTCATTAAGGAGAAGCTGAGCCAGGGTGTGAACCTTGTCGTGGACAGATATGCATTCTCTGGTGTCGCCTTCACCAGCGCCAAGGAG AACTTCTCCCTGGAGTGGTGCAAACAACCGGACGTGGGCCTCCCCAAACCCGACCTGGTGCTtttcctgcagctgcagctggcagaggctgctgCACGGGGAGAGTTTGGCCTTGAGCGATATGAGAGCAGGGCCTTCCAGGAGCAGGCACTGGAGGGTTTCCAGCAGCTCATGAGTGACACAAGCCTCAACTGGAAG ACGGTGGATGCTTCCAGAAGCATTGAAGATGTTCATGAGGAAATCCGTGTTCTCTCTGAGGAGGCCATTGCTTGCGCTGCCTGGAGGCCACTGGGAGAACTGTGGAAGTGA
- the DTYMK gene encoding thymidylate kinase isoform X3 has translation MAGRRGALIVLEGMDRSGKTTQSRRLVAALRTAGHRAELLRFPERSTEIGKLLSSYLEKKSDMEDHSVHLLFSANRWERVCSWQRLLHGESLALSDMRAGPSRSRHWRVSSSS, from the exons ATGGCGGGCCGGCGCGGGGCGCTCATCGTGCTGGAGGGCATGGACCGGTCCGGCAAGACCACGCAGAGCCGCAGGCTGGTGGCCGCGCTCCGCACCGCGGGCCACCGCGCCGAGCTGCTGCGCTTCCCGG AGAGATCGACCGAGATCGGCAAGCTGCTGAGTTCCTACTTGGAGAAGAAGAGCGACATGGAGGACCACTCGGTGCACCTGCTCTTCTCGGCCAACCGCTGGGAGCGAGT ctgcagctggcagaggctgctgCACGGGGAGAGTTTGGCCTTGAGCGATATGAGAGCAGGGCCTTCCAGGAGCAGGCACTGGAGGGTTTCCAGCAGCTCATGA